The Pangasianodon hypophthalmus isolate fPanHyp1 chromosome 2, fPanHyp1.pri, whole genome shotgun sequence genome window below encodes:
- the agxta gene encoding alanine--glyoxylate and serine--pyruvate aminotransferase a isoform X2 has product MSSLSVPPPQCLLQPFVVPHRLLLGPGPSNVPARIVTAACQPMLGHLHPETIEIMDQIKSGIQYAFQTQNCMTLAVSGPGHAAMECAIFNSVEPGDSVLIAVNGIWGERAAEIAQRIGAKVNTIVTSAGRYFTNSEIEQALAKYKPVLFFLTHGESSTGVVHPIDGIGELCHKYGSLFLVDSVAALGGSPIYMDKQAIDILYTGSQKVLNAPPGTAPISFSERACHKIFSRKTKPVSFFLDLNWLASYWGCDGKPARIYHHTGPVTALYSLREGLAILAETELEKSWKRHKDVAEYFHTGLEKMGLKLFVEEKKARLPTVTTVVAPPGYDWKEITRFIMKNHNIEISGGLGPSVGMVLRVGLMGCNSNKDHVDMILEALSDALKHCHKSKV; this is encoded by the exons atgtcatctctctctgtcccaccACCGCAATGTCTCTTACAACCTTTTGTGGTCCCACACCGGCTTCTACTGGGACCGGGACCCTCCAACGTGCCTGCTCGGATTGTGACAGCTGCGTGCCAACCTATGTTAGGACACCTGCACCCTGAGACTATAGAG ATTATGGATCAGATAAAGAGTGGGATCCAGTATGCATTTCAGACTCAGAATTGCATGACTCTGGCAGTGAGTGGGCCGGGTCATGCTGCTATGGAGTGTGCTATCTTTAACTCAGTAGAGCCTGGAGATAGTGTGCTCATTGCAGTCAACGGCATCTGGGGGGAGAGAGCTGCTGAAATCGCACAGAGAATAG GTGCCAAAGTGAACACTATTGTAACCTCAGCTGGCAGGTACTtcacaaacagtgaaatagagCAG GCATTAGCCAAATATAAGCCAGTTCTGTTCTTCCTCACACACGGAGAGTCTTCTACAGGAGTGGTGCACCCCATAGATGGCATTGGCGAGCTCTGTCACAA GTATGGTAGTTTGTTCTTGGTTGACTCTGTTGCAGCACTCGGAGGTAGTCCAATCTACATGGACAAGCAag CTATCGACATTTTGTACACTGGCTCTCAGAAGGTCCTAAACGCACCTCCAGGAACTGCACCAATCTCCTTCAGTGAGAGAGCATG CCACAAAATCTTCAGCAGGAAGACAAAgcctgtgtctttttttctggaCCTGAACTGGCTGGCCAGTTACTGGGGCTGTGATGGAAAACCTGCTCGCAT TTATCATCACACTGGACCTGTAACTGCATTATACAGTCTGAGAGAAGGTCTTGCCATCCTTGCAGAGACG GAGCTTGAAAAATCATGGAAACGACACAAAGATGTGGCAGAGTACTTCCATACAGGCCTAGAAAAGATGGGTCTCAAGCTCTTTGTGGAGGAGAAG AAAGCGAGATTGCCcacagttactacagtagtaGCACCACCAGGTTATGACTGGAAAGAGATCACACGCTTCATTATGAAGAATCACAACATAGAAATCTCTGGAGGTCTTGGGCCATCAGTTGGCATG GTCCTGCGTGTGGGTCTAATGGGTTGTAACAGCAACAAGGACCATGTGGACATGATTTTAGAGGCTCTTTCTGATGCACTGAAACACTGCCACAAGAGTAAAGTGTAA
- the agxta gene encoding alanine--glyoxylate and serine--pyruvate aminotransferase a isoform X1, translated as MSSLSVPPPQCLLQPFVVPHRLLLGPGPSNVPARIVTAACQPMLGHLHPETIEIMDQIKSGIQYAFQTQNCMTLAVSGPGHAAMECAIFNSVEPGDSVLIAVNGIWGERAAEIAQRIGAKVNTIVTSAGRYFTNSEIEQALAKYKPVLFFLTHGESSTGVVHPIDGIGELCHKYGSLFLVDSVAALGGSPIYMDKQAIDILYTGSQKVLNAPPGTAPISFSERACHKIFSRKTKPVSFFLDLNWLASYWGCDGKPARIYHHTGPVTALYSLREGLAILAETELEKSWKRHKDVAEYFHTGLEKMGLKLFVEEKKARLPTVTTVVAPPGYDWKEITRFIMKNHNIEISGGLGPSVGMVGVLRVGLMGCNSNKDHVDMILEALSDALKHCHKSKV; from the exons atgtcatctctctctgtcccaccACCGCAATGTCTCTTACAACCTTTTGTGGTCCCACACCGGCTTCTACTGGGACCGGGACCCTCCAACGTGCCTGCTCGGATTGTGACAGCTGCGTGCCAACCTATGTTAGGACACCTGCACCCTGAGACTATAGAG ATTATGGATCAGATAAAGAGTGGGATCCAGTATGCATTTCAGACTCAGAATTGCATGACTCTGGCAGTGAGTGGGCCGGGTCATGCTGCTATGGAGTGTGCTATCTTTAACTCAGTAGAGCCTGGAGATAGTGTGCTCATTGCAGTCAACGGCATCTGGGGGGAGAGAGCTGCTGAAATCGCACAGAGAATAG GTGCCAAAGTGAACACTATTGTAACCTCAGCTGGCAGGTACTtcacaaacagtgaaatagagCAG GCATTAGCCAAATATAAGCCAGTTCTGTTCTTCCTCACACACGGAGAGTCTTCTACAGGAGTGGTGCACCCCATAGATGGCATTGGCGAGCTCTGTCACAA GTATGGTAGTTTGTTCTTGGTTGACTCTGTTGCAGCACTCGGAGGTAGTCCAATCTACATGGACAAGCAag CTATCGACATTTTGTACACTGGCTCTCAGAAGGTCCTAAACGCACCTCCAGGAACTGCACCAATCTCCTTCAGTGAGAGAGCATG CCACAAAATCTTCAGCAGGAAGACAAAgcctgtgtctttttttctggaCCTGAACTGGCTGGCCAGTTACTGGGGCTGTGATGGAAAACCTGCTCGCAT TTATCATCACACTGGACCTGTAACTGCATTATACAGTCTGAGAGAAGGTCTTGCCATCCTTGCAGAGACG GAGCTTGAAAAATCATGGAAACGACACAAAGATGTGGCAGAGTACTTCCATACAGGCCTAGAAAAGATGGGTCTCAAGCTCTTTGTGGAGGAGAAG AAAGCGAGATTGCCcacagttactacagtagtaGCACCACCAGGTTATGACTGGAAAGAGATCACACGCTTCATTATGAAGAATCACAACATAGAAATCTCTGGAGGTCTTGGGCCATCAGTTGGCATGGTAGGG GTCCTGCGTGTGGGTCTAATGGGTTGTAACAGCAACAAGGACCATGTGGACATGATTTTAGAGGCTCTTTCTGATGCACTGAAACACTGCCACAAGAGTAAAGTGTAA
- the zgc:103559 gene encoding allantoinase, mitochondrial isoform X1: MEAGSTVSAVRSLKVLIGDEVRPALITIKEGKIDKILSDPGATARAGGEVLDVGDNVVMPGLVDCHVHVNEPGRTTWEGYWTATQAAAAGGVTTIVDMPLNSIPPTTSLVNFHEKLQAATGQCFVDTAFWGGVVPGNQPELRPMVQAGVAGFKCFLIHSGVDEFPHVSEEELHAAMKQLQGTESVLLFHAEQEVQPPLAEDGDPCEYSTFLRSRPDVMELEAIRTVTKLCLQYQVRCHIVHLSSAESLELIRAARQAGAPLTVETTHHYLTLNSENIPSGATQFKCCPPIRDRANQEQLWSALRAGDIDMVVSDHSPCTPDLKRLDTGDFTQAWGGISSLQFGLPLFWTSAHKRGFAFPDVVKLLCKEPARLCRLDNQKGSLMPGHDADLVIWDPKKEFIVKEENIHHKNKLTPYLGLTLCGEVKGTIVRGKLVYVNGSFSPQPLGQSLLINQTLNRASL; encoded by the exons ATGGAGGCAGGATCCACTGTGAGTGCTGTGAGGAGCTTAAAGGTTTTGATTGGGGATGAGGTTCGACCTGCACTCATCACCATAAAGGAAGGGAAGATTGATAAAATCCTGTCTGATCCAGGTGCTACTGCACGCGCAGGTGGAGAG gtgctggATGTGGGCGACAACGTGGTGATGCCAGGTTTAGTGgactgtcatgttcatgttaatgaaccgGGCCGTACTACCTGGGAAGGCTACTGGACTGCAACACAAGCGGCAGCAGCGGGAGGGGTGACTACTATCGTAGACATGCCCCT CAACAGCATACCACCAACCACAAGCCTTGTGAACTTCCATGAAAAGCTACAAGCTGCTACTGGACAGTGTTTTGTGGACACAGCATTCTGGGGAGGCGTTGTCCCTGGAAACCAG CCGGAGCTGAGGCCTATGGTGCAGGCCGGAGTGGCTGGATTTAAGTGCTTTCTCATCCACAGTGGAGTTGATGAATTTCCTCATGTAAGCGAGGAGGAACTGCATGCTGCAATGAAGCAACTCCAGGGCACAGAAAGTGTCTTACTG TTTCATGCAGAGCAGGAGGTCCAGCCACCTCTGGCAGAGGATGGTG ATCCATGTGAGTACTCAACATTTCTGAGGTCCAGACCTGATGTCATGGAACTGGAGGCCATTCGGACCGTTACAAAACTCTGCCTGCAGTACCA AGTTCGATGCCACATTGTGCACCTGTCATCAGCCGAGTCTCTGGAGCTGATCCGAGCAGCTCGACAGGCTGGAGCTCCATTAACAGTGGAGACGACACACCACTATCTCACCCTGAACTCAGAGAACATCCCATCAGGGGCCACACAGTTCAAGTGCTGTCCTCCCATTCGGGACAGAGCCAACCAG GAGCAGCTGTGGTCTGCACTAAGAGCTGGTGATATAGACATGGTCGTATCTGATCACTCTCCCTGCACCCCTGACCTGAAGCGCTTGGACACTGGGGATTTCACCCAGGCATGGGGCGGCATTTCTTCTCTGCAGTTCG GCCTGCCTCTGTTTTGGACCTCAGCTCATAAGAGAGGTTTTGCTTTTCCTGATGTAGTCAAACTCCTGTGCAAAGAACCTGCACGTCTCTGTCGCCTTGACAACCAAAAAGGCAGTCTCATGCCAGGTCACGATGCAGACTTAGTCATCTGGGATCCAAAGAAGGAATTTATA GTAAAAGAGGAAAACATACATCACAAAAATAAA CTAACCCCATATCTTGGCCTGACCTTATGCGGGGAGGTAAAGGGTACCATAGTTCGGGGAAAACTTGTGTACGTCAATGGCTCATTTAGTCCTCAGCCACTAGGACAGAGTTTACTCATAAATCAGACTCTAAACCGGGCTTCCCTGTGA
- the zgc:103559 gene encoding allantoinase, mitochondrial isoform X2: MPGLVDCHVHVNEPGRTTWEGYWTATQAAAAGGVTTIVDMPLNSIPPTTSLVNFHEKLQAATGQCFVDTAFWGGVVPGNQPELRPMVQAGVAGFKCFLIHSGVDEFPHVSEEELHAAMKQLQGTESVLLFHAEQEVQPPLAEDGDPCEYSTFLRSRPDVMELEAIRTVTKLCLQYQVRCHIVHLSSAESLELIRAARQAGAPLTVETTHHYLTLNSENIPSGATQFKCCPPIRDRANQEQLWSALRAGDIDMVVSDHSPCTPDLKRLDTGDFTQAWGGISSLQFGLPLFWTSAHKRGFAFPDVVKLLCKEPARLCRLDNQKGSLMPGHDADLVIWDPKKEFIVKEENIHHKNKLTPYLGLTLCGEVKGTIVRGKLVYVNGSFSPQPLGQSLLINQTLNRASL, encoded by the exons ATGCCAGGTTTAGTGgactgtcatgttcatgttaatgaaccgGGCCGTACTACCTGGGAAGGCTACTGGACTGCAACACAAGCGGCAGCAGCGGGAGGGGTGACTACTATCGTAGACATGCCCCT CAACAGCATACCACCAACCACAAGCCTTGTGAACTTCCATGAAAAGCTACAAGCTGCTACTGGACAGTGTTTTGTGGACACAGCATTCTGGGGAGGCGTTGTCCCTGGAAACCAG CCGGAGCTGAGGCCTATGGTGCAGGCCGGAGTGGCTGGATTTAAGTGCTTTCTCATCCACAGTGGAGTTGATGAATTTCCTCATGTAAGCGAGGAGGAACTGCATGCTGCAATGAAGCAACTCCAGGGCACAGAAAGTGTCTTACTG TTTCATGCAGAGCAGGAGGTCCAGCCACCTCTGGCAGAGGATGGTG ATCCATGTGAGTACTCAACATTTCTGAGGTCCAGACCTGATGTCATGGAACTGGAGGCCATTCGGACCGTTACAAAACTCTGCCTGCAGTACCA AGTTCGATGCCACATTGTGCACCTGTCATCAGCCGAGTCTCTGGAGCTGATCCGAGCAGCTCGACAGGCTGGAGCTCCATTAACAGTGGAGACGACACACCACTATCTCACCCTGAACTCAGAGAACATCCCATCAGGGGCCACACAGTTCAAGTGCTGTCCTCCCATTCGGGACAGAGCCAACCAG GAGCAGCTGTGGTCTGCACTAAGAGCTGGTGATATAGACATGGTCGTATCTGATCACTCTCCCTGCACCCCTGACCTGAAGCGCTTGGACACTGGGGATTTCACCCAGGCATGGGGCGGCATTTCTTCTCTGCAGTTCG GCCTGCCTCTGTTTTGGACCTCAGCTCATAAGAGAGGTTTTGCTTTTCCTGATGTAGTCAAACTCCTGTGCAAAGAACCTGCACGTCTCTGTCGCCTTGACAACCAAAAAGGCAGTCTCATGCCAGGTCACGATGCAGACTTAGTCATCTGGGATCCAAAGAAGGAATTTATA GTAAAAGAGGAAAACATACATCACAAAAATAAA CTAACCCCATATCTTGGCCTGACCTTATGCGGGGAGGTAAAGGGTACCATAGTTCGGGGAAAACTTGTGTACGTCAATGGCTCATTTAGTCCTCAGCCACTAGGACAGAGTTTACTCATAAATCAGACTCTAAACCGGGCTTCCCTGTGA